The following proteins are encoded in a genomic region of Hippocampus zosterae strain Florida chromosome 2, ASM2543408v3, whole genome shotgun sequence:
- the ddost gene encoding dolichyl-diphosphooligosaccharide--protein glycosyltransferase 48 kDa subunit — MAASVAITPTNRTASRLSKTQMVQSRSTVLERIAVLISLASLLHCATADGKTLVLLDNVNIRDTHSIFFRSLSDRGFDLTFKTADDPSLSLIKYGQFLYDHLIIFSPSVEDFGGNINVETITSFIDGGGNVLVAASSDIGDPLRELGSECGIEFDEEGTAVIDHHNYDKSDPGEHTLIVADPENLLKAATIVGKDANKPVLFKGVGMVADPDNPLVLDILTGSSAAYSFFPDRPISQYPHAVGKNTLLIAGLQARNNARVVFSGSLDFFSDGFFTSDVQKAAPGSQLHEQTGNMELAEALSRWVFKEAGVLRVGEVRHHPVGEDTPPAAYTVTDLVEYSIVIEMLSEGRWIPFDGDDIQLEFVRIDPFVRTYLKKDDGEYSVQFKLPDVYGVFQFKVDYNRLGYTHLYSST, encoded by the exons ATGGCCGCGTCGGTAGCAATCACGCCGACAAATCGGACCGCCTCTAGGTTGTCAAAAACACAGATGGTTCAAAGTAGGTCCACTGTTTTGGAAAGGATTGCTGTGTTGATTTCATTAGCCTCCTTGTTGCACTGTGCTACGGCTGACGGCAAGACGCTGGTCCTGCTGGACAACGTCAACATCAGGGACACACATTCAATCTTCTTCCGCAGTCTGTCAG ATCGTGGCTTTGATCTTACATTCAAGACTGCCGATGACCCTTCACTTTCTCTAATCAAATATGGCCAATTCCTGTACGACCATCTCATCATTTTTTCACCGTCTGTTGAAG ACTTTGGAGGAAATATCAATGTGGAGACCATTACCTCATTCATTGATGGAGGAGGAAACGTCTTGGTTGCTGCCAGTTCTGATATAG GTGACCCACTAAGGGAACTGGGGAGTGAGTGTGGCATTGAGTTTGATGAGGAGGGGACGGCCGTCATTGACCATCACAACTACGACAAGTCTGATCCCGGAgag CACACATTGATTGTTGCTGACCCAGAGAACCTGCTGAAAGCTGCAACCATTGTTGGTAAAGACGCCAATAAACCTGTGCTGTTTAAGGGTGTTGG CATGGTGGCTGACCCTGACAACCCTCTTGTTCTTGACATCCTCACTGGCTCATCAGCGGCCTATTCATTTTTCCCTGACAGACCCATTTCTCAG TATCCCCATGCTGTGGGCAAGAATACCCTGCTGATTGCTGGCCTGCAGGCCAGAAACAACGCCAGAGTGGTTTTCAGTGGCTCGTTGGACTTCTTTAGTGACGGCTTCTTCACCTCTGATGTGCAGAAAGCCGCACCTGGATCTCAGCT ACACGAGCAGACGGGCAACATGGAACTGGCTGAGGCTCTGTCTCGCTGGGTGTTTAAAGAGGCTGGCGTCCTCCGGGTGGGTGAAGTTAGGCATCATCCTGTGGGAGAGGACACGCCTCCCGCAGCATACACAGTCACCGACCTTGTG GAATACAGCATTGTCATCGAGATGCTGTCTGAGGGTCGCTGGATTCCTTTTGATGGTGACGATATTCAGCTGGAGTTTGTGAGAATCGACCCCTTCGTCAGGACTTACCTTAAGAAAGATG ATGGGGAATACAGCGTCCAGTTCAAGTTGCCCGATGTGTATGGAGTTTTCCAATTCAAGGTGGACTACAACCGACTGGGATACACCCATCTGTACTCCTCCA caTAG
- the zbtb17 gene encoding zinc finger and BTB domain-containing protein 17 isoform X1 — translation MEFPWHSGKVLEQFNNQRKQGLLCDCTFVVDGVDFKAHKCVLAACSVYFRTLFLEQKDVVHLDISNAAGLSQVLEFMYTAKLSLTPDNFEDVMAVANFLQMQEIVNACAMYQSVTDPAPSHITMDVDEGEKLDEDQPREGDDSYLAETAMQAEQSSSTTTTEDKNNELTEGQEQTSHPPMNAQTTEVSELKPAKSCPVRAQPTKSSATQKGASVKNEKEDGLAAQDATSTFQDDPSDVDYTPHAPIKSVTTPIFTNSRGRQIRKPRRNFPHGNDTDDEGLKNEPQKNATKPGHKDDCAEVDEDSAPEVQFDTSPPKGDASHDTVERAVLSAAMSSRSESKPYSSMTHKCEDCGKKFTHTGNFKRHMRIHTGEKPFACRDCNKAFSDAAACKAHEKTHSPLKPFSCSICGKSYRQISLLNLHRKRHTGEARYSCEECEKLFTTSGNLKRHRLVHSGLKPYHCEYCDKAFSDPTAKMRHLETHDANKGNKCPHCDKCFNQPGNLKAHLKIHIADGPLKCRECGKQFTTSGNLKRHSRVHSGEKPYVCTHCQRAFSDPGALQRHERIHTGEKPCVCPTCGKAFTQASSLIAHVRQHTGEKPYVCDRCGKRFVQSSQLANHIRHHDNVRPHRCQMCDKSFVNVGDLSKHVIVHTGEKPFLCDKCGRGFNRVDNLRSHIKTVHRGKAGIKRRRPGAGNGADEEIDGCVDASTLDGEINIVTVSEDIVTLATEALAASAVTQLTVLPVDASVCADATEALKAEITKAVEKVQEADPNTQILYACDSCGDKFLDASSLAQHVRIHTAQALVMFQADSDFYQYTAVTTAEGDATATWQPASEQVVQEGELILDGEANAEDGVTGEPQGEEGLLDGKTVEDGQLEMLDELQTDRKVEGELIVCEVQV, via the exons ATGGAGTTCCCGTGGCACAGTGGGAAGGTTCTGGAGCAGTTCAACAACCAGCGCAAGCAGGGTTTGTTGTGTGACTGCACATTTGTCGTGGATGGAGTGGACTTCAAGGCGCACAAATGTGTGCTGGCAGCCTGCAGTGTCTACTTCCGCACCCTCTTCCTGGAACAGAAGGACGTGGTACATCTGGACATCAGCAATGCTGCAG GTTTGTCCCAGGTCCTGGAATTCATGTACACAGCCAAGCTGAGTTTGACTCCTGACAACTTTGAGGATGTAATGGCTGTTGCCAATTTCCTGCAAATGCAAGAGATTGTAAACGCTTGCGCCATGTACCAGTCAGTGACCGATCCAGCTCCATCCCATATTACGATGGACGTTGATGAAG gagAGAAATTAGATGAAGACCAACCAAGAGAGGGCGATGACAGTTACCTGGCTGAAACAGCAATGCAGGCAGAGCAGAGTTCTTCCACGACCACCACAGAAGATAAGAACAATGAGCTTACAGAAGGCCAGGAGCAAACAAGCCACCCTCCCATGAATGCACAGACAACAGAAGTTTCAGAGCTGAAACCCGCCAAAAGCTGCCCAGTTCGTGCGCAGCCTACCAAAAGTAGTGCTACACAAAAGGGAGCGTCTGTGAAGAACGAGAAAGAGGATGGTCTCGCTGCACAAGACGCCACATCCACTTTTCAGGACGACCCCTCTGACGTGGACTACACACCAC ATGCTCCCATCAAATCTGTCACCACACCCATTTTTACCAATTCTCGTGGTAGGCAAATTAGGAAACCTCGACGAAACTTCCCACATG GAAACGACACAGATGATGAAGGCCTAAAAAACGAACCCCAGAAGAATGCGACAAAGCCAGGCCATAAAGATGACTGTGCGGAAGTTGATGAAGACAGTGCCCCTGAGGTACAATTTGACACAAGTCCGCCAAAAGGAGACGCAAGCCACGACACAGTTGAGAGAGCAGTCCTCTCCGCTGCCATGAGCAGCCGATCCGAGTCAAAGCCTTACAGCTCCATGACGCACAAATGTGAG GACTGTGGGAAGAAATTCACGCATACTGGCAATTTCAAGAGACATATGCGCATtcacacgggggagaaacccTTCGCCTGTCGAGACTGCAACAAGGCTTTTTCTGACGCAGCAGCTTGTAAAGCTCACGAGAAAACACACAG tccCCTAAAGCCATTTAGTTGCTCAATCTGTGGAAAGAGCTACCGTCAGATCAGCCTGCTCAACCTGCACCGCAAGCGGCACACCGGCGAGGCGCGCTACAGTTGTGAGGAATGTGAGAAGCTCTTCACCACATCAGGAAATTTGAAGCGGCACCGCTTGGTGCACAGTGGTTTAAAGCCGTACCACTGTGAATACTGCGACAAGGCTTTCTCAGACCCCACCGCCAAGATGCGACACTTAGAGACGCATGACGCCAACAAGGGCAACAAGTGCCCGCACTGTGACAAATGCTTCAATCAG cCCGGAAATCTGAAGGCGCACTTAAAAATCCATATCGCGGATGGGCCCCTGAAGTGCAGAGAATGCGGCAAACAATTCACCACCTCGG GAAATCTGAAGCGTCATTCCCGGGTCCACAGTGGTGAGAAACCATACGTCTGTACCCACTGCCAAAGAGCGTTCAGTGATCCTGGAGCTCTGCAGCGGCATGAGCGCATCCACACAG GAGAGAAACCCTGTGTGTGTCCCACTTGTGGCAAAGCCTTTACCCAGGCCAGCTCCCTCATCGCGCACGTCCGCCAACACACAGGAGAGAAACCCTACGTCTGTGATCGTTGTGGGAAAAG GTTTGTGCAGTCCAGTCAACTGGCCAATCACATTCGCCACCACGACAACGTCCGCCCTCACCGGTGTCAAATGTGTGACAAGTCATTTGTCAACGTGGGCGACCTTTCCAAGCATGTCATCGTTCACACAG GAGAGAAGCCCTTCCTGTGTGACAAATGCGGCAGAGGCTTTAACCGCGTAGACAATCTGCGCTCTCACATCAAGACTGTCCACCGCGGCAAGGCTGGCATAAAGCGGCGGCGGCCCGGCGCCGGCAACGGCGCAGACGAGGAGATTGACGGATGTGTTGATGCATCCACCTTAGACGGCGAGATAAACATTGTAACTGTCTCTGAGGACATTGTTACCCTGGCAACGGAAGCCCTGGCGGCCAGTGCTGTTACTCAGCTAACAG TATTACCAGTGGATGCATCCGTGTGTGCTGATGCGACCGAAGCGTTGAAAGCAGAAATTACCAAGGCAGTCGAGAAAGTGCAGGAAGCAg ACCCCAACACGCAGATACTATACGCCTGCGATTCATGTGGGGATAAATTCCTGGATGCTAGTTCGCTAGCTCAGCATGTACGCATTCACACAGCCCAGGCCTTGGTCATGTTTCAAGCAGACTCTGACTTCTACCAGTACACCGCAGTCACCACTGCCGAGGGGGATGCCACTGCAACTTGGCAACCCGCATCCGAACAAGTGGTCCAGGAAGGGGAGCTCATATTAGATGGGGAGGCAAATGCGGAAGACGGGGTGACTGGGGAGCCACAAGGGGAAGAAGGGTTGCTGGATGGAAAGACGGTGGAGGATGGACAGCTCGAAATGCTGGATGAACTCCAGACTGATCGAAAAGTTGAAGGAGAGCTCATTGTGTGTGAGGTTCAAGTGTAG
- the zbtb17 gene encoding zinc finger and BTB domain-containing protein 17 isoform X2, with amino-acid sequence MFATAHARDNTSDWSISIDQREEDGAEPSQQHTIEHRKTRSGPLLRSTFPRTSRATGFRTHQRSEPKHAIPGSVSASGSPKTPERTMEFPWHSGKVLEQFNNQRKQGLLCDCTFVVDGVDFKAHKCVLAACSVYFRTLFLEQKDVVHLDISNAAGLSQVLEFMYTAKLSLTPDNFEDVMAVANFLQMQEIVNACAMYQSVTDPAPSHITMDVDEGEKLDEDQPREGDDSYLAETAMQAEQSSSTTTTEDKNNELTEGQEQTSHPPMNAQTTEVSELKPAKSCPVRAQPTKSSATQKGASVKNEKEDGLAAQDATSTFQDDPSDVDYTPHAPIKSVTTPIFTNSRGRQIRKPRRNFPHGNDTDDEGLKNEPQKNATKPGHKDDCAEVDEDSAPEVQFDTSPPKGDASHDTVERAVLSAAMSSRSESKPYSSMTHKCEPGNLKAHLKIHIADGPLKCRECGKQFTTSGNLKRHSRVHSGEKPYVCTHCQRAFSDPGALQRHERIHTGEKPCVCPTCGKAFTQASSLIAHVRQHTGEKPYVCDRCGKRFVQSSQLANHIRHHDNVRPHRCQMCDKSFVNVGDLSKHVIVHTGEKPFLCDKCGRGFNRVDNLRSHIKTVHRGKAGIKRRRPGAGNGADEEIDGCVDASTLDGEINIVTVSEDIVTLATEALAASAVTQLTVLPVDASVCADATEALKAEITKAVEKVQEADPNTQILYACDSCGDKFLDASSLAQHVRIHTAQALVMFQADSDFYQYTAVTTAEGDATATWQPASEQVVQEGELILDGEANAEDGVTGEPQGEEGLLDGKTVEDGQLEMLDELQTDRKVEGELIVCEVQV; translated from the exons TCTGTGTCAGCCTCTGGGTCACCCAAAACGCCTGAAAGGACAATGGAGTTCCCGTGGCACAGTGGGAAGGTTCTGGAGCAGTTCAACAACCAGCGCAAGCAGGGTTTGTTGTGTGACTGCACATTTGTCGTGGATGGAGTGGACTTCAAGGCGCACAAATGTGTGCTGGCAGCCTGCAGTGTCTACTTCCGCACCCTCTTCCTGGAACAGAAGGACGTGGTACATCTGGACATCAGCAATGCTGCAG GTTTGTCCCAGGTCCTGGAATTCATGTACACAGCCAAGCTGAGTTTGACTCCTGACAACTTTGAGGATGTAATGGCTGTTGCCAATTTCCTGCAAATGCAAGAGATTGTAAACGCTTGCGCCATGTACCAGTCAGTGACCGATCCAGCTCCATCCCATATTACGATGGACGTTGATGAAG gagAGAAATTAGATGAAGACCAACCAAGAGAGGGCGATGACAGTTACCTGGCTGAAACAGCAATGCAGGCAGAGCAGAGTTCTTCCACGACCACCACAGAAGATAAGAACAATGAGCTTACAGAAGGCCAGGAGCAAACAAGCCACCCTCCCATGAATGCACAGACAACAGAAGTTTCAGAGCTGAAACCCGCCAAAAGCTGCCCAGTTCGTGCGCAGCCTACCAAAAGTAGTGCTACACAAAAGGGAGCGTCTGTGAAGAACGAGAAAGAGGATGGTCTCGCTGCACAAGACGCCACATCCACTTTTCAGGACGACCCCTCTGACGTGGACTACACACCAC ATGCTCCCATCAAATCTGTCACCACACCCATTTTTACCAATTCTCGTGGTAGGCAAATTAGGAAACCTCGACGAAACTTCCCACATG GAAACGACACAGATGATGAAGGCCTAAAAAACGAACCCCAGAAGAATGCGACAAAGCCAGGCCATAAAGATGACTGTGCGGAAGTTGATGAAGACAGTGCCCCTGAGGTACAATTTGACACAAGTCCGCCAAAAGGAGACGCAAGCCACGACACAGTTGAGAGAGCAGTCCTCTCCGCTGCCATGAGCAGCCGATCCGAGTCAAAGCCTTACAGCTCCATGACGCACAAATGTGAG cCCGGAAATCTGAAGGCGCACTTAAAAATCCATATCGCGGATGGGCCCCTGAAGTGCAGAGAATGCGGCAAACAATTCACCACCTCGG GAAATCTGAAGCGTCATTCCCGGGTCCACAGTGGTGAGAAACCATACGTCTGTACCCACTGCCAAAGAGCGTTCAGTGATCCTGGAGCTCTGCAGCGGCATGAGCGCATCCACACAG GAGAGAAACCCTGTGTGTGTCCCACTTGTGGCAAAGCCTTTACCCAGGCCAGCTCCCTCATCGCGCACGTCCGCCAACACACAGGAGAGAAACCCTACGTCTGTGATCGTTGTGGGAAAAG GTTTGTGCAGTCCAGTCAACTGGCCAATCACATTCGCCACCACGACAACGTCCGCCCTCACCGGTGTCAAATGTGTGACAAGTCATTTGTCAACGTGGGCGACCTTTCCAAGCATGTCATCGTTCACACAG GAGAGAAGCCCTTCCTGTGTGACAAATGCGGCAGAGGCTTTAACCGCGTAGACAATCTGCGCTCTCACATCAAGACTGTCCACCGCGGCAAGGCTGGCATAAAGCGGCGGCGGCCCGGCGCCGGCAACGGCGCAGACGAGGAGATTGACGGATGTGTTGATGCATCCACCTTAGACGGCGAGATAAACATTGTAACTGTCTCTGAGGACATTGTTACCCTGGCAACGGAAGCCCTGGCGGCCAGTGCTGTTACTCAGCTAACAG TATTACCAGTGGATGCATCCGTGTGTGCTGATGCGACCGAAGCGTTGAAAGCAGAAATTACCAAGGCAGTCGAGAAAGTGCAGGAAGCAg ACCCCAACACGCAGATACTATACGCCTGCGATTCATGTGGGGATAAATTCCTGGATGCTAGTTCGCTAGCTCAGCATGTACGCATTCACACAGCCCAGGCCTTGGTCATGTTTCAAGCAGACTCTGACTTCTACCAGTACACCGCAGTCACCACTGCCGAGGGGGATGCCACTGCAACTTGGCAACCCGCATCCGAACAAGTGGTCCAGGAAGGGGAGCTCATATTAGATGGGGAGGCAAATGCGGAAGACGGGGTGACTGGGGAGCCACAAGGGGAAGAAGGGTTGCTGGATGGAAAGACGGTGGAGGATGGACAGCTCGAAATGCTGGATGAACTCCAGACTGATCGAAAAGTTGAAGGAGAGCTCATTGTGTGTGAGGTTCAAGTGTAG